AAATAACTCTGGGGTTTTCTTTACTATCTTTCCTATAAAGATAGTCGTTCTTGTTTTATGACCTGCAAGTTCCTTGTATTTACGCATACCCCAAGCCACTAGTGTCTTATTAAAATGTCTGCAGAATTGGTATAGAGCTGATGGAGAATATTTCCCATAGTATGCCAGCCATCCTCTGATAACTGGATTATACATTCTGGCTATATCTCCAAGTTCTAAATCTGTTCTATTTCTTATATTCCATTGCCTAATGGTTGCTTTCATAGATTTTAGCGCCGCTTGGCTTACTGCTGGTG
This DNA window, taken from Neochlamydia sp. AcF84, encodes the following:
- a CDS encoding group II intron maturase-specific domain-containing protein; translation: PAVSQAALKSMKATIRQWNIRNRTDLELGDIARMYNPVIRGWLAYYGKYSPSALYQFCRHFNKTLVAWGMRKYKELAGHKTRTTIFIGKIVKKTPELFVHWDKGMIGAFA